Proteins encoded by one window of Salvia splendens isolate huo1 chromosome 5, SspV2, whole genome shotgun sequence:
- the LOC121802283 gene encoding glycerophosphodiester phosphodiesterase GDPDL4-like — MWKLCPLCFLLLCALVSAQGSGNRSALWQTLSGNQPLVIARGGFSGIFPDSSLNAYSFAVQTGLPDTLVWCDLQLTKDGAGICFPDIKLDNASDIDVVYPKGRKTYLVNGVSTQGWFSVDFTLKDLEPVNIKQRIYSRSPNYDSSQNIILTVDDVVTNIKPPGLWLSVPHDAFFTQHNQSMRNFVVSASRRFAISYISSPEVGFLRNIASRFRTTKLVFQFLEPDLVEPTTNQTYGSLLTNLTLVKTFAAGILVPKTYIIPVDSSLYLQQAKSLVNDAHAAGLEVFGYNFVNDATLPYNYSYDPVAEYLSFIDNGKFSVDGVISDFPVTASATIDCYAHMSKNDSVKANVLVISNEGASGDYPGCTDKAYEKAVSDGADILDCPVQITNDGIPFCLGSINLRDRTTVSQSDFINRATDNPELGIEKGIFAYNLTWSEIKTIQPAIYNPYTKYQLFRNPKFKNAGNFMQLSDFLTVANTSAVSGVIISIENAAYLAANQGLGVTDVVLDTLSKAGINKKVMIRSSDSAVLSKFKSSSNYELVYLVDEDVGDILNSTISEIKKFASSVVLSKESVYPTDKLFTTHVTTVVQKLQAFNLSVYVHLFQNEYVSQPWDFFSDPYMEINSHVSSYLISGVITDFPATAAKYKRNRCLGYEDVPPYMLPAPAGGLLTIMDKRSQPPAEAPNPTLTDESVIEPPLPPVRAPTNNTGTTAPGPVAANGQPTLVGSAILSGISVFYAALVLC, encoded by the exons ATGTGGAAGCTCTGCCCCTTGTGTTTTCTCCTGCTTTGCGCATTGGTTTCTGCTCAGGGATCTGGAAACCGCTCCGCTCTGTGGCAGACGCTTAGCG GAAACCAGCCTTTGGTGATAGCAAGGGGTGGATTTTCAGGGATATTTCCTGACTCGAGTTTGAACGCCTATAGTTTTGCAGTGCAGACTGGCTTGCCAGATACGCTCGTGTGGTGTGATCTTCAGCTTACTAAGGATGGGGCAGGAATTTGCTTTCCAGATATCAAGCTAGATAATGCTTCCGACATTGATGTAGTGTATCCAAAGGGGCGCAAGACCTATCTTGTCAACGGTGTCTCGACTCAAGGATGGTTTTCTGTGGATTTCACCCTTAAGGATCTAGAACCCGTGAATA TTAAACAGAGGATATATTCTCGGTCTCCCAATTATGATAGTTCTCAGAATATAATTCTTACTGTAGATGATGTGGTCACAAACATAAAACCACCTGGATTGTGGTTAAGCGTACCG CATGATGCATTCTTCACCCAACATAACCAGAGTATGCGGAACTTCGTTGTTTCTGCATCCAGACGCTTTGCTATTAGTTATATTTCATCACCAGAGGTTGGCTTCTTGAGGAATATTGCATCAAGGTTTAGAACAACTAAGCTTGTCTTCCAATTTCTGGAGCCTGATCTAGTGGAGCCCACAACAAACCAAACTTATGGTTCACTTCTGACGAATCTTACATTAGTTAAAACATTTGCTGCTGGGATTCTTGTTCCCAAAACCTACATAATACCTGTGGACAGCAGCTTATATTTACAGCAAGCCAAATCACTTGTTAATGATGCTCATGCAGCAGGTCTAGAAGTTTTTGGATATAATTTTGTAAATGATGCTACATTACCATATAATTACAGCTATGATCCTGTGGCTGAGTATCTGTCCTTCATTGACAATGGAAAATTTTCTGTCGATGGTGTAATCTCTGACTTCCCAGTGACTGCATCAGCAACTATCG ATTGCTATGCCCACATGAGCAAAAACGATTCTGTCAAAG CCAATGTTTTGGTTATCTCAAACGAGGGAGCGAGTGGAGACTATCCTGGTTGTACTGATAAGGCATATGAAAAGGCTGTATCAGATGGTGCAGATATACTTGATTGTCCTGTTCAAATAACCAATGACGGAATACCTTTTTGCTTGGGATCCATCAACCTCAGGGATAGAACAACTGTTTCTCAATCCGACTTCATCAACAGGGCAACAGACAATCCAGAACTTGGCATAGAAAAAGGAATTTTCGCCTATAATCTCACATGGAGCGAAATTAAGACCATACAAC CTGCTATTTACAACCCATATACGAAATATCAGTTGTTCCGGAatccaaaattcaaaaatgCTGGGAACTTCATGCAGTTATCTGACTTTTTGACGGTTGCAAATACATCTGCAGTCAGTGGTGTCATAATCAGCATTGAG AACGCTGCGTATCTGGCTGCAAACCAAGGTTTAGGTGTGACCGACGTGGTTTTGGATACGCTAAGCAAAGCCGGGATCAATAAGAAGGTTATGATAAGATCCAGTGACAGTGCCGTACTGTCAAAGTTTAAGAGCAGCAGTAACTATGAGCTTGTTTACCTGGTTGACGAGGATGTCGGTGATATCTTGAACTCGACCATTTCAGAGATAAAGAAATTCGCTAGCTCTGTGGTCCTCTCCAAAGAATCTGTCTATCCCACCGACAAGCTCTTCACCACCCACGTCACAACCGTAGTTCAAAAACTTCAAGCCTTCAATCTTTCAGTTTATGTGCATCTTTTCCAAAACGAGTACGTGTCTCAGCCATGGGACTTCTTCTCTGATCCATATATGGAGATTAACTCTCACGTCAGTAGCTATTTAATCAGCGGTGTCATAACCGACTTCCCTGCAACTGCTGCAAAATACAAAA GAAACCGGTGTTTAGGGTATGAAGATGTCCCACCATACATGTTACCAGCCCCGGCTGGCGGCCTTCTTACAATTATGGACAAGCGAAGTCAGCCTCCGGCAGAGGCTCCGAATCCCACTCTTACGGATGAGAGTGTGATCGAGCCTCCTCTGCCCCCAGTCAGGGCACCGACTAACAACACTGGTACGACAGCACCCGGCCCTGTTGCAGCAAACGGGCAGCCTACGTTGGTGGGAAGCGCCATCCTCAGTGGCATTTCTGTTTTTTATGCAGCTCTTGTGTTATGCTGA
- the LOC121804633 gene encoding uncharacterized protein LOC121804633 isoform X2, whose product MRHEHLDELDHVVLKERLRRLLTSECLGLSSPMLKASCYLSGDIRIVQTPDIPSLANVKVESPNPDDFKSSIASTVGQMSSSNFVPVKAEVHTAGCWLDRSKPTHSVKINLPRKRKKTAMGSIETAMEEDSPGLLQVLIDKGVAVDEIKLYGEPESKDALDDSFMQDSFGELEEVITKLFSQRESLLKYGPVHCSKGERVSYCLECLFSLVEQVFLAL is encoded by the exons ATGAGGCATGAACATTTGGATGAGCTGGATCATGTGGTTCTAAAAGAACGATTAAGGAGGCTGCTAACAag TGAATGCTTGGGATTGTCCTCGCCAATGCTGAAG GCATCTTGCTATCTATCTGGTGATATTCGGATTGTGCAAACTCCGGATATACCTAGCTTAGCAAATGTTAAAGTTGAATCTCCAAATCCTGATGATTTTAAGAGTTCTATTGCAAGTACTGTGGGTCAAATGTCATCTAGTAACTTTGTCCCAGTGAAAGCTGAAGTTCATACTGCTG GTTGTTGGCTAGATCGATCAAAACCTACCCATTCAGTGAAAATCAACCTCccaaggaaaaggaaaaaaaccgCTAT GGGTTCAATTGAAACTGCTATGGAAGAAGATTCCCCTGGACTATTGCAG GTATTGATAGATAAAGGTGTTGCAGTTGATGAAATTAAGCTTTATGGTGAACCAGAAAGCAAAGATGCTTTGGATGATTCATTCATGCAAGACAGCTTTGGAGAGCTAGAAGAAGTTATTACAAAG CTTTTCTCCCAGCGGGAATCTTTATTGAAGTATGGTCCAGTGCACTGCTCGAAGGGTGAGAGGGTCAGTTACTGTTTGGAATGTTTGTTCTCACTTGTGGAGCAGGTATTTCTTGCACTTTAA
- the LOC121804635 gene encoding putative pentatricopeptide repeat-containing protein At3g28640, with translation MPFKNLFPNNQFVILKQLQESSLPLLSLQRRFSCSSQPDSSNWVQSNQLFQRHPRLQLFEKGWMKTLHHLKQFVAYVVVTGLHRNPFIMSRILYLSLVESEECNRIENSEFGIQIFRRIERPNIFSWNTLIRFFSGLDPMIALHFYTKMVRERIFPDTYTFTFLLQAGGPSLDLFFVKQVHCHALKFGFNHNLFVQNSVLSAYAIWDSAMDARNVFDEMSNKDVVTWTSMISGLVAHSNYMEALRVFKDLMADDCQPHPNVVTTISVMSACGGLGYANLTKCFHALLEKAGWIETDVSISNSLIDAYAKCGDLSNATRVFDEIQNVKKDLFSWTTVITAYGMHGRGLDALCVFSQMDPLHGLAPDAVTLVAILSACAHSGLLDQGLCIFELMWRRYKIKPDLRHYGCIVDLLGRAGMIKRAYSVVESMPMEPNLAVLGSLLSSCRLHNELEFGEVVLRKIELLKERGGASVLISNMYASKNEWDRVVNVRNKMRERMKGKVPGRSWIQVKDAVHEFVARNDVDPKLHMVLRSLEKLSTLLLK, from the exons ATGCCATTCAAAAATCTTTTCCCAAATAATCAATTTGTTATTCTTAAGCAACTACAAGAATCATCCCTGCCGCTGCTAAGTCTTCAGAGAAGATTCAGTTGTTCGTCGCAACCTGATTCTTCCAACTGGGTTCAAAGCAACCAATTGTTTCAAAGGCACCCCAGGTTGCAACTTTTCGAGAAAGGATGGATGAAAACACTTCATCATCTCAAGCAATTTGTTGCTTACGTAGTTGTCACGGGTCTTCACCGCAACCCCTTCATCATGAGTCGCATACTCTATTTGAGCTTGGTCGAGTCGGAAGAATGTAACCGTATCGAAAATTCTGAGTTTGGAATTCAGATCTTCAGGAGGATCGAAAGACCCAATATTTTTTCCTGGAATACCTTGATTAGATTCTTCTCCGGGTTAGATCCCATGATTGCTCTGCATTTTTACACGAAAATGGTTAGAGAAAGAATATTCCCCGACACATATACATTCACATTCTTGCTCCAGGCTGGTGGGCCTAGTTTGGATCTGTTTTTTGTGAAACAAGTTCATTGCCATGCTCTGAAATTCGGTTTCAATCACAATTTGTTTGTTCAGAATTCCGTACTCAGTGCCTATGCAATTTGGGACTCGGCAATGGATGCACGGAATGTGTTCGATGAAATGTCAAACAAAGATGTCGTTACATGGACGAGCATGATATCCGGGCTCGTCGCACATTCCAATTACATGGAAGCACTTCGAGTTTTCAAAGATTTGATGGCCGATGACTGCCAACCACATCCAAATGTTGTCACCACCATCTCTGTAATGTCAGCTTGTGGTGGTCTAGGATATGCAAATCTTACTAAATGCTTCCACGCTTTATTAGAGAAGGCTGGATGGATCGAAACTGACGTTTCTATTTCTAATTCTTTGATTGACGCCTATGCAAAATGCGGAGATTTAAGCAACGCAACTAGAGTTTTCGATGAAATTCAAAATGTGAAGAAGGATTTGTTTTCTTGGACGACCGTTATCACAGCATACGGTATGCATGGCCGAGGACTAGATGCACTGTGTGTGTTCTCTCAAATGGATCCACTCCACGGACTTGCACCCGATGCAGTGACCCTTGTCGCGATTCTTTCAGCATGCGCACACTCTGGCCTGCTCGACCAAGGTTTGTGCATTTTTGAGTTGATGTGGAGAAGATACAAAATTAAGCCCGACCTTCGTCACTATGGATGCATTGTTGATCTCTTGGGAAGAGCTGGGATGATTAAACGAGCTTATAGTGTTGTTGAGAGCATGCCGATGGAGCCTAATCTGGCTGTTTTGGGATCTTTACTGAGTAGTTGTAGGCTTCACAATGAGTTGGAGTTTGGTGAAGTAGTTTTAAGAAAGATCGAGCTTTtgaaagagagaggaggagcctCGGTGCTCATATCTAATATGTATGCTAGTAAGAACGAATGGGATCGAGTGGTTAACGTAAGGAAcaaaatgagagagagaatgaaaggAAAGGTTCCTGGTAGAAGTTGGATTCAGGTTAAAGATGCCGTTCATGAGTTTGTTGCAAGAAATGATGTTGATCCAAAACTGCACATGGTACTTCGAAGTTTGGAAAAGCTCTCTACACTGTT ATTGAAGTGA
- the LOC121804634 gene encoding beta-1,2-xylosyltransferase-like: MRDLIRSTRLVDPHEFVCSKIEDPAILVTRFEYANLFHTVTEWYSAYVASRVTGLPNRPHLVFVDGHCEGMDFAEAGEISIRSRWRRNWWLKAS, from the exons ATGCGCGACTTGATCCGTTCCACTCGGTTAGTTGATCCCCATGAATTTGTTTGCTCTAAG ATTGAAGATCCAGCAATTTTAGTTACTCGATTTGAATATGCAAACTTGTTTCACACAGTTACTGAGTGGTACAGTGCTTATGTGGCCTCCAGGGTCACTGGCTTGCCTAATCGACCTCATTTGGTGTTTGTAGATGGTCACTGTGAG GGAATGGATTTTGCTGAAGCTGGCGAGATTTCAATTCGGAGTCGATGGAGACGCAATTGGTGGCTAAAAGCAAGTTGA
- the LOC121804633 gene encoding uncharacterized protein LOC121804633 isoform X3: MRHEHLDELDHVVLKERLRRLLTSECLGLSSPMLKASCYLSGDIRIVQTPDIPSLANVKVESPNPDDFKSSIASTVGQMSSSNFVPVKAEVHTAGCWLDRSKPTHSVKINLPRKRKKTAMGSIETAMEEDSPGLLQVLIDKGVAVDEIKLYGEPESKDALDDSFMQDSFGELEEVITKVGQLISFLPAGIFIEVWSSALLEG; the protein is encoded by the exons ATGAGGCATGAACATTTGGATGAGCTGGATCATGTGGTTCTAAAAGAACGATTAAGGAGGCTGCTAACAag TGAATGCTTGGGATTGTCCTCGCCAATGCTGAAG GCATCTTGCTATCTATCTGGTGATATTCGGATTGTGCAAACTCCGGATATACCTAGCTTAGCAAATGTTAAAGTTGAATCTCCAAATCCTGATGATTTTAAGAGTTCTATTGCAAGTACTGTGGGTCAAATGTCATCTAGTAACTTTGTCCCAGTGAAAGCTGAAGTTCATACTGCTG GTTGTTGGCTAGATCGATCAAAACCTACCCATTCAGTGAAAATCAACCTCccaaggaaaaggaaaaaaaccgCTAT GGGTTCAATTGAAACTGCTATGGAAGAAGATTCCCCTGGACTATTGCAG GTATTGATAGATAAAGGTGTTGCAGTTGATGAAATTAAGCTTTATGGTGAACCAGAAAGCAAAGATGCTTTGGATGATTCATTCATGCAAGACAGCTTTGGAGAGCTAGAAGAAGTTATTACAAAGGTTGGACAATTGATTT CTTTTCTCCCAGCGGGAATCTTTATTGAAGTATGGTCCAGTGCACTGCTCGAAGGGTGA
- the LOC121804633 gene encoding uncharacterized protein LOC121804633 isoform X1 codes for MRHEHLDELDHVVLKERLRRLLTSECLGLSSPMLKASCYLSGDIRIVQTPDIPSLANVKVESPNPDDFKSSIASTVGQMSSSNFVPVKAEVHTAGCWLDRSKPTHSVKINLPRKRKKTAMGSIETAMEEDSPGLLQVLIDKGVAVDEIKLYGEPESKDALDDSFMQDSFGELEEVITKLFSQRESLLKYGPVHCSKGERVSYCLECLFSLVEQAHYLQHRHWPVEWGWCRDLQSFIFVFERHNRCHLCNYYYYYYYYYYYYYYYYYYYYYQKLGSLMCLYILKNDSQN; via the exons ATGAGGCATGAACATTTGGATGAGCTGGATCATGTGGTTCTAAAAGAACGATTAAGGAGGCTGCTAACAag TGAATGCTTGGGATTGTCCTCGCCAATGCTGAAG GCATCTTGCTATCTATCTGGTGATATTCGGATTGTGCAAACTCCGGATATACCTAGCTTAGCAAATGTTAAAGTTGAATCTCCAAATCCTGATGATTTTAAGAGTTCTATTGCAAGTACTGTGGGTCAAATGTCATCTAGTAACTTTGTCCCAGTGAAAGCTGAAGTTCATACTGCTG GTTGTTGGCTAGATCGATCAAAACCTACCCATTCAGTGAAAATCAACCTCccaaggaaaaggaaaaaaaccgCTAT GGGTTCAATTGAAACTGCTATGGAAGAAGATTCCCCTGGACTATTGCAG GTATTGATAGATAAAGGTGTTGCAGTTGATGAAATTAAGCTTTATGGTGAACCAGAAAGCAAAGATGCTTTGGATGATTCATTCATGCAAGACAGCTTTGGAGAGCTAGAAGAAGTTATTACAAAG CTTTTCTCCCAGCGGGAATCTTTATTGAAGTATGGTCCAGTGCACTGCTCGAAGGGTGAGAGGGTCAGTTACTGTTTGGAATGTTTGTTCTCACTTGTGGAGCAG GCTCACTATCTACAGCATCGACATTGGCCTGTTGAATGGGGATGGTGCCGCGACCTTCAATCTTTTATCTTTGTCTTTGAAAGGCACAACAGGTGTCACTTGtgcaattattattattattattattattattattattattattattattattattattattattattatcaaaagCTCGGTAGTCTCATGTGCTTATATATTCTAAAGAATGATTCACAAAATTAA